From one Panulirus ornatus isolate Po-2019 chromosome 11, ASM3632096v1, whole genome shotgun sequence genomic stretch:
- the LOC139751612 gene encoding uncharacterized protein has product MAAFKLVLAALVVTVAVSVASGEHLAHFLAKRAILLDDNFTPVAAVAPNLRHRRDTSYAAPPVHKGYSKGRVGPVYTFVKTDYNGNFKWGVRHRAGSQYGGGYH; this is encoded by the exons GTGTTGGCGGCGTTGGTGGTGACAGTGGCGGTGAGCGTGGCCAGCGGGGAGCACCTGGCCCACTTCCTCGCCAAGAGAGCCATCCTTCTTGACGACAACTTCA ccccagtagcagcagtagcaccaaACCTCCGTCACCGCAGAGACACAAGCTATGCCGCACCTCCCGTCCATAAAGGATACTCCAAAGGCCGGGTGGGACCGGTATACACCTTTGTCAAGACAGATTACAATGGAAACTTTAAGTGGGGAGTGCGTCACCGCGCCGGGAGCCAGTATGGCGGTGGTTACCATTAG